Part of the Methylovirgula sp. 4M-Z18 genome is shown below.
ACGCCGACATCCGCGTCGATTGAACGGCGTGTGGAATACGATCTTTGGTACATCGACAATTGGAGCCTTCGGCGCGATATCGCAATCCTGTTGCAGACTCCGCAGGAGATATTAAGGGGACGAAATGCCTTTTAACTTCGATGCCGGGCAAATCATTGTGAGCGAGCGCCGTCAATCGATGCCGCAGTTTATCCTGCGCAACGTAGCCAATCACGCTCGATACGTCACGCAGCACGTCGTCGCCGATAAGCGCCTGCCCCATATCGGGACGCTCGTCTCTTGGTCTCTGGTCCACCCATTCGGCGGTCCTCATGTCATTCTCACGCGCCGGGATGGCATCCCTCCTCCCACGCAAACGCTTCGTAAAGAAAGAGAGTCAACCCCGCGTTATGCCTGGAACTCGCCCAGCTAATAAACTCATCTCGAAGGATGGCGATGATGACGAGTGTAGCTCCAACGTTGACAGATCAGCTTCTGTCAAATGAATGGCGAACCCTTTTCGCCGTGACCAAGCCATGCGCGCAGCTCGAGATCACAATGATCGAGGAGTTGTTAAAGGCTGAACTCAGTCATCATATCGAATTAAACGCGCTGGCCGGTCAACGTGAGATGCGAAACGGCTATTGGAAGCGTACGATGCCGACTCGCCACGACGCGAAGATCGTCATCCGCGTACCGAGGGATCGAGCAAACCGATTTGAGTCTTTATTATTGCCTCATCACCGGCGACATTTTTATGGTTTTACCGACCGCATCCTGGCCATGTATGTGGGTTGGCCAAAAGCGCAACAGATCAAAAAGATACTCGTCAAGCTGTATGAGTCGAGATTGACCCGCGACCTAACACCGTATGTCATTGATGCGGCATTTCGTGTGTTGCACGAATGGCATGAAAAGCCGCTGAGCCCTTCCTATCCAGTTGCCCTCTTCGCAAGTCTCCCGATCACATCGCGTGAGTGGAAATGGCAGCGGGCTCGGCCGACATATTTTGCATTGGGATTGCTGAATGATGGATCAAGTGTGTTGCTAGGGCTTTGGTCCGGGGAAGGCGATGATCGTGCCCTTTGGACAAATATGCTGACTGATCTGGCATTTCGTGGACTCGAGCAAATTGCTGTCGTTCTGACGAGCGGCGCGTGCGACGAGTTGGCGTACCCGTCTGACGAGATCGACTCAACAATGAGTCGACAATGTAAAGTGAATCATGTCCACAAGTTGAGCGATCTCGCTTCGGCAGCCAGCCGCTGGTTAGTGATTAATGAGATCGAGCGTCAGTCTCCTCTCGAACATCCGCCGTATGCGCGACCAGGTGCCGCGCAGCACCAGGGGCACATCGATTAAGCGTCCCAGAAGGCTTAGGGATCCTTGAAGGCGCGCCGAGCCTGATCTTTCAAAGGTCGCATGAGATAGGATAGCACGGTTCGGGCCGGTGTCTTGATATAAACGTCGACCGGCATACCAGGCACGATCTTACCCAAGCCCACCTTCTCGATCTGCTCTGACGTTATTGGGATACGTACGGTGAAATAGCTTGCACCAGTTCTCTGATCATTGCTGAGATCTGCCGAAACCATGGAGATCTCACCGTCGACCTCGGGGGTCGTCTTCCGGTTGAACGCAAGGATCCGCATCGTTGCGGTCTGTCCGACATGTACATGGCCGATATCCGGAGGAGCAATTTTGGTCTCGACCGCCAAAGTGTCGGTATCAGGCACGATCAACATGATCTGTTCACCCGGAGTGATGACGCCTCCCACCGTATGAACGGTAAGTTCATGAACACGCCCAGATTGGGGCGCGCGGATGTCAATGTGATTGAGTTGATCCAACGCCGCGATCTTACGCTCGGTCATTTCCGTGATATTCGATCGTGTCTCAATGAGGTCCTTTCCAACTTCGGTCCTCCTATCCTGATCAAGCTGGATGATTTGTAACTCTATTTCCGAAATCTTGCCTTTGGTTTGCGCGATCACTCCGTTCAATTGGCTTCGCTCGCCATCTAACCGCGCCGCATCGCGTTCAAGCGAGTTCAACCGGGTGATCGGCGCGAGGTTTTTCTGCCAGAGCACGCGCACACCATCCAACTCTTGATGAATCAGGCCGACTTCCTTTTGCTTGGCATCCACTTGTCCAAGATAACCATTTATTTCGTCCTGCAACTGGACGCTGCGTTCCTTGAGTTGCGCCTTTTGTCCGCCCATAGCCTGCCGACGAAGGTTAAACAGCGTACGTTCTGCAGCCATTGCATGAGCCGCCCCAGACTTGTTGTCTGTTGCCTGTTCCAAGAGCGCACCGGGGAATACGATCTCCTCGGCGTCATCACGCTCGGCTTCCAGCCGCGCTTGGCGGGCAAGCAATTCGTCTAGATTCTGCGTGACCACTGTTGCGGTCGCTAAAGTCTGAGTTGCGTCCAAGCGTATTAGAACATCTCCGGCGTTGACCCGGTCTCCATCCCGTACGTGCAATTCGCCGACAATCCCGCCCGTCACATGTTGAATTTTTTTCACATTTGAATCGACGACGACGACACCTTGCGCGATCACGGCGCCCGACAGGCGCGCCGTCGCCGCCCAGCCGCCGACGCCCAACGTCACAAAAGCGACCATCATCATGCCCACAAAAATGTGTCGCCGAATGGACCGCAGCGCCGGAGTTATCTTGCGCTCCATCGCCAGCCTCCCGTACTGTCTGCGGCTACCACGTTGAGTCCGGCCGGCGCCCTGAGCACTTCGCCAAGGACCTTGCTTTTAAGCCCGAACGCCTGCACCCGCCCCTCGCTGAGGGCCAGAACGTGATCGACGCTTTCAAGAGCTTTGGGACGATGCGAAGCCACGACCGCAATACCGCCATATCGGCGCACATTTAAGATCGCATTCGAGACGGCCTCCTCACCTTCAGCGTCAAGGCTCGATGTTGGTTCATCGAGCACCACAAGGAAGGGCCTTTTGTAGAAAGCCCTGGCCAAGCCAATGCGCTGGCGTTGGCCGGCTGAAAGGACAGCTCCCGACTCTCCCACCTGCGTGTTATAGCCGTCGGAAAGCGAAAGAATGAGATCGTGCACTCCGGCAGCCCGTGCGGCCTCGATCACCGCGCCCGTTGGCGCCCCCGGTTCAAATCGGGCAATGTTCGCGGCGATGCTGCCTTCAGCGAGTTCTACGTGCTGGGGGAGATAGCCGATATGCGCGCCGAGCATTTTTGGCGTCCATTGGTCAAGCGCTGCGCTATCGAGCCTGACTTTGCCGTGAAACGCTGGCCAAGCTCCAACCAACGCGCGCATGAGGGTCGATTTGCCAGAGCCGCTCGGCCCGATGACGCCGACGGCCTCCCCGGTGCGCAATCGAAACGAGATATCTTTAAGGATCAATATTTCCGAGCTAGGAGCAACAACACCTAGATGCTCCACGACAAGCGCTTGGGTTGGAGCCGGGAGTGGCAAGGGATCTTTGTCCTGGGGGAGAAGCTTCAACAATTGATCGAGTCGCCCGATGGACTGACGCAGAGCAACAAATCCTTTCCAGTTCGCGATGGCCACCTCCACAGGAGCAAGGGCTCGGGCCGTTAAAATTGATCCAGCAATGATGATGCCAGGGGTCGCTTCTTGGTTTATGACTAGGATCGCGCCGACAGCCAGGACGAGTGATTGTAAAAAGGATCGAGAGGTTTTTGAAAGACCACCCAATCCGCTCGTGATATCGCTGACCGTCTCATATGTCGCTAAATATCGCGAATTGACGTCCTGCCAACGCTGCGCGGCACGCTGACGCATTCCCATTGCGTGAAGAATTTCGGCATTGCGCCGCCCCTCAAGGGCGAGCGCACTGCGAGAGACCGCCAAGCGAGAAAAAGCCTTTGTCGGCCTGCGCGTTCTCATTTCCGTTGCCAGAGCGATTGAAACCAAAATCAAAGCGCCGATCGACGCCGTAACCCCGATCCAAAAATGGAAAAGAAAGCAAATTCCCAGATAGATGGGCATCCAAGGCAAATCGAAAAACGCCAAGGGGCCGCCGCCCGATAGAAAGCTGCGAATCTGATCTAAATCTCGTAACGGCTGTAAGCCGTCACCGTCACCGCGCGTTTTGAGCGGTAGACGAACGAGCGCATCGAACACGCGCAACCCAAGCTGTTCGTCAAAATAGCGACCAATCCGAACGCTCATCCGACTTCTTACGATGTCCAAGCCGCCTTGAAACAGATAAAGTACGATTGCCAGAATTAAGAGCGCCATGAGCGTTGGGACGCTCCGTGCCGGCAGTACTCGGTCGTAAACCTGGAGCATGAAAAACGAGCCCGTCAGCATCAAAATATTGCTCAGACAGCTGAAGACTGCGAGGCACAAAAAAATCTTGCGGCAGGATGTGAAGAAAGCCGATATTTCGGATCCAGGTTCGCCAATTGTGCCCTGCGCCGAGGGCTGGCGAAGAGATGACCATTGTTCGGTCAATTTGGTTGCAGGAGTTTTATGTCGAAACAAACTCCAAAGCTTCGAGCCCCATCGCGAGGATTGTCTCAAATCTGTTGTTTGGTATTCGTCGCCGTCATCAGCGTAGGGCACATGCTCGTGTCGTCCTAAATTAATCATGGTCGCCGCCCCCCGTTGAATCTTGCCATTTTCAAGATGATCCTCATCGGATTAGAATTTCACTATGCGTTTTCGCGCCATTCGCCTTGAGAAAATGGAAATTCCCTGAGCTGCAATGCGAGCAACTCCGAAATCGCCGACGATGGCAGAGCATTTCCAATCGCTACGACGTCATCTTGCCCGACTTTTCCAAGACGGATCCTGTCGACCGCTTTGGTCGCCTCTGCGCTTAATTGCGGTGCACGCCGTCGCAAGATCGACGTGAGAAAATCGCCCCCTCCGAGTGCGGCGAAATCGGGCGAATTTGCGACACCGTGCGCTGCTGCCGACACTGCATCACCAAAATATCTGTTGGGTATAGTCACGGGGATCTTCTCACGGGCCGCCAGAAGCGCGGGTCTCTCGTGCGTTATGACGTGCATCTTGAGATTGTCAGCTCCCCCGATCCTGGACCTATAATGGATTTGAATCGCTGCCCTGAGCGGGAGGCGAGGTGCCGTGGATGCTGGCGTCGCACCCGTCAGCGTCGCCTTGTCGGTACAATTCGATGGACCGACCGATTTCCCCACCGGCAATTAACCCTCCTGCGGCTATTTTATATCATCATGATCCGACCACTTGACTGTTCGCCGCCTGCCGATAACGAAGGTGCGGGCGGCCGACCATCCGCGTTGACGCGCATGAGGCGCCCCTGTTTGCGAGTTTTTTTCGGCAAAATATTGGCTTTTTCCGGGTGACCGCGCATTTCGCGAAGCCTAACAGCGTTGTCCACGATTTAACGGAATTGGTATCCAGGATATTTCCGAAATACCAGTCCTTGATCTCTGGCGAGGTAACGCATGCTCCTCCAATCGCTTGCGGGTCATGACCAGGCCACTCGCATTTCAGCAGATGAGCATCAATTGCTCCGCCTTATTTAAAAAAAGCGATGCTTCTTCTGAATAGTGAGGCAGAATTGGCAAGTGTCCGTTGATAGATCCCCTTACGGAAGGGTGCTTCCATAACAACGCTACCGATAAATTCACGAATTAAATATATCTATATGCTATTCTTGTAGTCCGCTCCTAATATGGAGACATCTTCGCCCCCAACCGCGAAACAGAAACCACGCGCCCAACAAAGTCCGACAACGAGAAATCAGGATCTTTTTGCGCTCTTTGGCCCCGCCTCGCGAATGCGGAATTCCTCCATATTCCGGCCGGCTTTCATGGCGTCCGCCATCCAGCGGGGGACTTTGCCACGGCCCGACCACGTCTCAGATGTCTGTGGATTACTGTATTTAGGGACCACTTGAGGATATTTGCGCTTCGCCTTGGAACTTTCGGGCGCCCGCGCATCACTCGGTTCGCTGATGTCAATCCTACCACCGCCAAGAACCGCGAGCCGTTTCTCGAGTTCCTGCCTCTCCGCCTTAATCCGCGTCGACAGCACAAGACAAATGTCTTCGTACAATGCCCATAATTCGTCGAGCGACATGGATTCAAATTGAGTCTTCTTCGTGGACATCCCTAATTCTCCATACCCAAATGCCCTAGCCCACATGCCGTCCTTACAAATCTCTCTGCCCTCATGTCTATCTTTTTTAATTCACAAAATATCGCCGTTTTGCGCCGAATAATCAAGAGGGAGGTGGCATTCCATGCACAACAAAAGTGTTTTAAGCGATATCAGCCCATATCTCGCATTAAATTTAATTCACCTCCGCGATTAAGAGGCCGCGGACAACCGGACAGCCGAGGCCGCGCAGCGCGAATCGCGCGATAAATCTTGAAATTGCGGATAAAATCCTTGCCAAACCTTCGGTTGGAAGGTGTAGCGTCTTCAGCTCGAATTGGCGCGCATTTAAATACTTTGCGAAATCGTTTCTCTGGCATCGCGGGGCGCCGTTCTGCACCATTCTCCCAACCAGAGACGCTCTCTTGCCGTGACCGTTTGAATGGCCATGCAATTTGGAAGACGGCTTTGGCGTATTCTACCTTCCTGAGATGGTCGCCCCGGCTCCCACAACCCCGAGGCCAGTTCCGAGCAGCTGCGCGAATTTAAACACATCCATCGATTGGGCGTCGGCAATATAAAGAACGTCTTTGTCGCGTAGATAGAACCGCTGCGCAACCAGGAGATTGTTTGGATCTTTCAAATCAAGACGATAAACCACGGGGACCGGGGCGCCCGATGCTCCGCAGCCGTGATGGTTTTCAATGTCGGCATAGGCGCAGGCATCTTCATAACGGAAGAGGAATACACCGGCGGCATCCGAACGTTGATCGTCAAGGCCTCCTGCTTTGCCGACGGCTTGCGCCAGGGTCAGCCGATTGCCTTCGAATTCCACGTCGGCATTTTTGCCTGTGGCGCCGAGAACGGTGAAGCTCTCAGGATTGGTGTACAGGAAGATCTGATCCCCAGGTCGCACGAAGATATCTTGGGAGGGCTGCTCAAGCAGGTCCGACAACCGCATCGTCGCCGATCGCCGGCCACGGGTCAGCCTCACAAAGACGCCCCGCGCGGGGACTTTCGGCACGCCCGCCTGCGCGATGACATCCCCGACGCGATCCCCTTTGAGCGACAAGGGGAACTCACCGCTCAGCGGCACTTCGCCCGATACGCTCACGGTATTCGAGCTATTTTTTATGAGCGACACCAGAACCTGAGGTTCGATCGCTTTACGGGACAGCGCGGCGACAATGGCGCTCGAGACGTCGGCTGGTGCCCGGCCAGCTGCCTGAATTTGCCCTGCGAAAGGAACGGTTATGGTTCCATCACGCGCAATCTGTTGCTGCGGCAGCTGCACGTTTTTCGTCCCCAGCCCGGTTCCGACGTCCCCGGTGCTGAACAATCCGCCAGGAGCGGATTCGTAGACCGAAACCTGTACCGTGTCTCCGATCCCCAGCAGCCCTCCTGGTGCGGGGCCGCTCATACCGAAGCTGCCCCGGAAACCGCTGGGCCGGTGTCGGGCAAGGGCTGCGACAACGTCCCCGGAAATATCAATCAGAGTGTAGGGGGGCAGTTCACCATGCTCATACGTCGAGCTATCACCGCGTTCGATAATCGTCTTGGCATTCGGGCCGGCTTTTGGGAGGGTGCTGCAGCCTGCCAAACACGCGGCAGCAAAAAACACGCACGCTAAGCCGGTCAATCTTCGCATCAACTCCAACCCCGGAAAACCAGCCGCACCGACAGAATCGTCGCAAACGTTCGTTTAGCGAAGCAGATAGCCATTCGGGGCGGGATTAGGCAATGGCATTTTTGCCACACTCACGAAACTTCGACACAAGTCACCGCAAACGCTCACGATCTTCCCACGCCGCCGATGCACCCGCCCCATCCTATTTTTCCAAAGTTCCACCCCATAACACGGAAAAGTCGAAAAAGGGCAGTTCCCCGCCCATCCCCGATTAATGTGTCGCGTTGGGGGCTCGCCGGCGCGGGCGAGGATATCTGGTCGACCGGCGGCGCAACGCAGGAGGGGCCGAGCGTTGTTTCCTTCGAGAGTCCCCGCAAGTTGCCTCTAAAATCCAATGGCTGATGACGAGCATATTAAGATAAAATGGCCAGCCTTGAAGGAGAACAAGCGTGCCCTCGACACGATCAGATACTCATCCCCATATATCTCCAGAACAGGTCGACGAATGGCTGGGACTCGCCCGTGAGTTTTTGCGGCTGCTCGCGATGCGCAAGAGACAGCAGTTCAATCGGCGGGTGGCCATTGGTGATCTTCTCACCGAACGGATCGACAATGCCGCGGCCTACGGTTTTGGCGAGGGCACGACGATGTATGACAATGTGCTCGTGCTCGGCGACGTCAAGGTCGGTCGAAATACCTGGATTGGCCCGGGTTGCATCCTGGATGGTTCTGGCGGAGGGCTGCGCGTTGGCGATTGGTGTTCGATCTCCGCGGGCACGCAAATCTATACCCATCACACGGTCAATCGCTCCATTTCTCTTGGAGAAAAACCGGTCGACTATGCCCCCACCACCATTGCCGACGGTGTTTATATTGGACCCAACACGATCATTCAGATGGGCGTGACGGTGGGGGACAGAGCCATCATCGGCGCAAATTCGTTGGTCAATCGAGACATTCCCGCCGGTGCGAAGGCCTTTGGTTCGCCCGTGCGAATCCGGAACAAAAGTCCCAAATCGCCCTCTAAAGATTGACAACCAGTTCCGCCGCCGCCCCGCCCCAAAGAGCCACTACGAATACGGGAGCTCGTGTTCTCGAACGCTCAACGACTCGTCATCCCGGGACGTATGGAAATCCTGATGTCGTCGCTCCGGTCTCGCTTGATCGGCCACGCCAACCATCTCCTTACCAAAATAAGAATTTAATTCATGTGCAGCGCCATAAATAAGAATAAAATAATTTAATCCCAAAGTGGTAGACATGCAACGTGCCAGCTTCAATGAATTTATTTAACTTTCAATTGCGAATGCTTTAATTTGCGATGGAGCGACTTTATCTCGATGGCCAGAAACTGGAACACCAAATGTTCCCATCACGGGAGAGGAGGAAGACGGCAGGGAAAATATGGTAATAAGTTCGCGCCGTGACGATCAATCGTCAAATTCTTTCTGCAATTTTAAATACCACCATTATTTAATTTGAGCATTTTTTATATTGAGATATAATTCTCAAATCTACCAATTCCTGGCCGGAGCTCGAGCTGCCGCTTGAAATGCGACGTACGGGGCAGGGTCGGCGATCTGACAGGATCAAAAATGTTCAGGTAGAAAATCTATGTTCAAGAACGACGCGCAAAATCTGGAGAACCTCCCTGAGTCGCTGAGTGGCTTCGCCGGGAAGATGCAAGCCGCGGGCAGAAGCTTCAGCGACCTATTCAATTTCGCTCGCGGCGTGATGCGCCGGCGACTCGGCGTCATTCTAATTTCCTTCGCAATGGTGATGGCACTATGTTTCGCCTATCTGCGCATCGTCCCGCCGACCTATACGGCTCAAGTGCAAGTCCTCCTTGCGAACCAACGAGCGGAGTTCGTCCAGCAGCAATCCCTCATCGCGGAACCCGCGCTGGATCTCAGCCAAATTGAGACCCAGCTTCAGATAATCAACTCCAAAGCCCTTGCGGCTACAGTCATCGACCAGCTCAAACTCGCCAGCGACCCAGATTTGAATGGATCCGGACCATCCATCGCCTCGCTATGGGGACAGCTTCGCGCGCGGATTTTCTCCCCTTCGACCAAGGAGCTCTCGGATGCCGCGAACCAACCGCCCGAAGATGTTGTCGCAGCATTTCAAAGCCGCTTGACGACCAAACGGCTCAGTTTCAGCAACGTTATCGAGATCAGCTATAGTTCCAGCAGTCCAACGAGAGCGGCAGACATCGCCAACGCAATTGCCAGCGCCTATATGGCCGATCAGCAAGATGCAAAAGTACAAGCCGATCGAGACGCCGCGCGATGGCTGCAGCAGCGACTGTGGGATCTTGATGACGAAGCGTTAAAAGCTGAACGCGCCGTAACCGCCTTCAAATACCAGA
Proteins encoded:
- a CDS encoding transposase, with product MTSVAPTLTDQLLSNEWRTLFAVTKPCAQLEITMIEELLKAELSHHIELNALAGQREMRNGYWKRTMPTRHDAKIVIRVPRDRANRFESLLLPHHRRHFYGFTDRILAMYVGWPKAQQIKKILVKLYESRLTRDLTPYVIDAAFRVLHEWHEKPLSPSYPVALFASLPITSREWKWQRARPTYFALGLLNDGSSVLLGLWSGEGDDRALWTNMLTDLAFRGLEQIAVVLTSGACDELAYPSDEIDSTMSRQCKVNHVHKLSDLASAASRWLVINEIERQSPLEHPPYARPGAAQHQGHID
- a CDS encoding HlyD family type I secretion periplasmic adaptor subunit; this encodes MERKITPALRSIRRHIFVGMMMVAFVTLGVGGWAATARLSGAVIAQGVVVVDSNVKKIQHVTGGIVGELHVRDGDRVNAGDVLIRLDATQTLATATVVTQNLDELLARQARLEAERDDAEEIVFPGALLEQATDNKSGAAHAMAAERTLFNLRRQAMGGQKAQLKERSVQLQDEINGYLGQVDAKQKEVGLIHQELDGVRVLWQKNLAPITRLNSLERDAARLDGERSQLNGVIAQTKGKISEIELQIIQLDQDRRTEVGKDLIETRSNITEMTERKIAALDQLNHIDIRAPQSGRVHELTVHTVGGVITPGEQIMLIVPDTDTLAVETKIAPPDIGHVHVGQTATMRILAFNRKTTPEVDGEISMVSADLSNDQRTGASYFTVRIPITSEQIEKVGLGKIVPGMPVDVYIKTPARTVLSYLMRPLKDQARRAFKDP
- a CDS encoding type I secretion system permease/ATPase; the encoded protein is MINLGRHEHVPYADDGDEYQTTDLRQSSRWGSKLWSLFRHKTPATKLTEQWSSLRQPSAQGTIGEPGSEISAFFTSCRKIFLCLAVFSCLSNILMLTGSFFMLQVYDRVLPARSVPTLMALLILAIVLYLFQGGLDIVRSRMSVRIGRYFDEQLGLRVFDALVRLPLKTRGDGDGLQPLRDLDQIRSFLSGGGPLAFFDLPWMPIYLGICFLFHFWIGVTASIGALILVSIALATEMRTRRPTKAFSRLAVSRSALALEGRRNAEILHAMGMRQRAAQRWQDVNSRYLATYETVSDITSGLGGLSKTSRSFLQSLVLAVGAILVINQEATPGIIIAGSILTARALAPVEVAIANWKGFVALRQSIGRLDQLLKLLPQDKDPLPLPAPTQALVVEHLGVVAPSSEILILKDISFRLRTGEAVGVIGPSGSGKSTLMRALVGAWPAFHGKVRLDSAALDQWTPKMLGAHIGYLPQHVELAEGSIAANIARFEPGAPTGAVIEAARAAGVHDLILSLSDGYNTQVGESGAVLSAGQRQRIGLARAFYKRPFLVVLDEPTSSLDAEGEEAVSNAILNVRRYGGIAVVASHRPKALESVDHVLALSEGRVQAFGLKSKVLGEVLRAPAGLNVVAADSTGGWRWSAR
- a CDS encoding H-NS histone family protein → MSTKKTQFESMSLDELWALYEDICLVLSTRIKAERQELEKRLAVLGGGRIDISEPSDARAPESSKAKRKYPQVVPKYSNPQTSETWSGRGKVPRWMADAMKAGRNMEEFRIREAGPKSAKRS
- a CDS encoding polysaccharide biosynthesis/export family protein; translated protein: MTGLACVFFAAACLAGCSTLPKAGPNAKTIIERGDSSTYEHGELPPYTLIDISGDVVAALARHRPSGFRGSFGMSGPAPGGLLGIGDTVQVSVYESAPGGLFSTGDVGTGLGTKNVQLPQQQIARDGTITVPFAGQIQAAGRAPADVSSAIVAALSRKAIEPQVLVSLIKNSSNTVSVSGEVPLSGEFPLSLKGDRVGDVIAQAGVPKVPARGVFVRLTRGRRSATMRLSDLLEQPSQDIFVRPGDQIFLYTNPESFTVLGATGKNADVEFEGNRLTLAQAVGKAGGLDDQRSDAAGVFLFRYEDACAYADIENHHGCGASGAPVPVVYRLDLKDPNNLLVAQRFYLRDKDVLYIADAQSMDVFKFAQLLGTGLGVVGAGATISGR
- a CDS encoding acyltransferase gives rise to the protein MPSTRSDTHPHISPEQVDEWLGLAREFLRLLAMRKRQQFNRRVAIGDLLTERIDNAAAYGFGEGTTMYDNVLVLGDVKVGRNTWIGPGCILDGSGGGLRVGDWCSISAGTQIYTHHTVNRSISLGEKPVDYAPTTIADGVYIGPNTIIQMGVTVGDRAIIGANSLVNRDIPAGAKAFGSPVRIRNKSPKSPSKD